TACCTGGACATCGCCGATCCCAACGTGCCCGCCAAGAAGGACGCGCCGGTCACGGTGCAGACCTTCAACGCCCTCTTTCCGGGCAAGTAGGAGCCAGGGGTAGCATGGGAGCCCGCGGTCACCAGTCCACGACCACGCCGACCGCGGGCTTCCCATCGCTCCCAGGGGTGAGCTGAAAAAATGATCCGCATCCTCATCGTCGACGACATCCCGACGACGCTCGACAACCTCCAGAAGCTGCTGAGCTTCGAGGACGACATCGAGGTCTGCGGCACCGCGTGTGACGGCCGCCGCGCCATCGAGGAGGCGCGCCGGCTGCAGCCGGACATCGTCCTCATGGACGTCAACATGCCGCAGCTCGACGGCATCCAGGCCACCGAGCTGCTCGCCCAGGAGGTGCCCGGCTCGCCGGTCATCATCATGTCCGTCCAGGGCGAGCGCGACTACATCCGCCGCGCCATGCAGGCCGGCGCTCGCGAGTTCCTCATCAAGCCCTTCAGCGGTGACGAGCTGATCGCTTCGATCCGCCGCGTCCACCTGCTGGAGCAGAAGAAGGGCAACTACCTCGCCAAGGCCGCGGCGACGAGCACGCCGGCCGGGGGCACCGTCACCCAGGAGGTGCGCCGCGGCGAGGTCTTCCTGGTCTTCTCGGGCAAGGGCGGCGTGGGCAAGTCGATCATCGCCTCCAACCTGGCCATCGCCCTCGGCATGGAGACGGGAGCGCGGGTCGCGCTCGTCGACCTCGACCTGCAGTTCGGCGACATCGGCGTGCTCCTCAACCTCGACCACTCGCGGAGCATCACCGACCTCGCCGACGCCGCCGCCAGCACCGACGCCGAGTTCATCCAGGACGTGCTCGCGAACGGGCCCGAGGGCGTGCAGGTCCTGCTCGCCCCGATCAGCCCCGAGCTCGCCGACCTGGTCACCGCCGATCACCTGCGCACGATCATGCAGGAGCTGCAGCGCACCTACGACTTCATCGTCGTCGACACCGCGTCGCACCTCGCCGAGCTCAACCTCGAGGCCATCGAGCTGGCCACGCGGATCATCGTGGTCACCGCGCTGAACATCCCGGCGATCAAGGACACCAAGCTCACCCTCAAGGTGCTGGAGTCGCTGAACGTCGAGCCCGACCGGATCCTGCTCGCGCTCAACCGCTCCGACGCCCACTCCGAGTTCAACAAGGAGGCGGTCGAGAACAACCTCCGCTTCCCCATCGCCCTGCAGATCCCCCACGATCCCAAGGCGGTGAGCACCTCGGTGAACCGCGGTGCGCCGTTCGTCTCCGCCAACCCCGAGGCGGAGATCAGCCGCAGCATCCGCGAGCTGGTGAGCCAGCTGGTGCCGCTCGAGCCGCAGGCCAGCTCGGTCGTCGCCGCCGGAGCCGGCGAGCGCAAGCGCTCCCGCCTCTTCGGCTTCTCGAAGAGCTGACCCGGATGTCGCTCCTCGATCGCGTCCAGCGTCAGCAGCAGGAGGCGGCCACGCCCACCCTGCCCGCCCCCGGCCCGGCCGCCAACCGGCCCGCACCCGCCGCCCCGCCGGCCCGCCCCGCGGCCCCGGCCGCGCCGCCCGTCCCCGACCCCGGCGGCGCCCGTCCCGGCTCGCCCCTGCTCGCCCGCACCGGGATGCAGCGCGCCGTGCTGGGACGTCCATCCGCGATCCAGCAGCAGTACCAGATGCTGCGCGGGCTCATCCATTCGCGCCTCGTCGAGGAGATGATCGACGCCGACAACTCGTCGCACGAGGCGGTGGTCGCCAAGCTCGGCGAGCTGGTCAGCGAGGTGGCCGCGGAGCAGTCGCTCTCGCTCACCCGCCAGGACCGGCAGCGGCTGGTCGAGGCGCTCACCAACGACGTGCTCGGCCTCGGTCCGCTCGAGAGCCTGCTCGCCGACCCGGACGTCACCGAGGTGATGGTCAACGGGCCCAAGCATGTCTTCGTCGAGCAGCGCGGCAGGATCACCCGAAGCTCGGTGACCTTCGAGAGCAACGAGCAGCTGATGCAGGTCATCGACCGCATCGTCAGCAGCATCGGGCGCCGCGTCGACGAGTCGTCGCCGATGGTCGACGCCCGGCTCAAGGACGGCTCGCGCGTCAACGTCATCATCCCGCCGCTGG
The genomic region above belongs to Candidatus Dormiibacterota bacterium and contains:
- a CDS encoding response regulator, with protein sequence MIRILIVDDIPTTLDNLQKLLSFEDDIEVCGTACDGRRAIEEARRLQPDIVLMDVNMPQLDGIQATELLAQEVPGSPVIIMSVQGERDYIRRAMQAGAREFLIKPFSGDELIASIRRVHLLEQKKGNYLAKAAATSTPAGGTVTQEVRRGEVFLVFSGKGGVGKSIIASNLAIALGMETGARVALVDLDLQFGDIGVLLNLDHSRSITDLADAAASTDAEFIQDVLANGPEGVQVLLAPISPELADLVTADHLRTIMQELQRTYDFIVVDTASHLAELNLEAIELATRIIVVTALNIPAIKDTKLTLKVLESLNVEPDRILLALNRSDAHSEFNKEAVENNLRFPIALQIPHDPKAVSTSVNRGAPFVSANPEAEISRSIRELVSQLVPLEPQASSVVAAGAGERKRSRLFGFSKS